cACAATATCGAGTCAATCTTTGCAACTCAAAAGTGTTTATGCATGGGAATCAAGAAACAAAAGCTAGTGAGATCTAAATCTCAGCATCACCTTTCTTTGCCTGGCCTGTGAGAGTGCAGACTCGAGTTGTCTTTCCAATTGTTGCAGTTCTTTTACACTCAGAGGACCAAGGTCTTCCCCCAGCAAATGCCTTCACATAAAATGAAGTTACTATGTTGAATACCGTAAACAGTATTTTTCTTGACCGCAAAGAGACAATAATTAAACAGAAAGGAAATGGTGCAGTTGTCCTAATACTGCCTATTCTTTTAGGAAGAAGGTTAACCTCTGGGAGCGTTGGAGGGACTCGAACTTTGCCTTCAACTTGGACATTTCTTGGCACCAGTTCTGCAATGTGATTATAAGCAACCTTTGAACTAAGTCAACATctttttctcaaaacaaaatgaactaaaaaatagCAGACATACTAAACCTACAATGTTTTCGATGACCAACGAATAATTAACCGATGATCTAAACATCCCCCACCTATAAGAGGCTATATGTAGGCTAATAACTTGATCGACACTTTTGGAGAAGATTCTTTATGCGAAAAAACTCACATAATGTGACATAGAATTTATAAGTGTAAGAAAACTTTTTGACCCTAAACCATCTCACTAATCATAATGTGAAACTTGCGGGGTTCTTGTGAATGTGATGTCAGTGTAAAGCCACGGCCACGGATAAAGGTTATAAGACAGAATAAACATCTCAaaacaagaaaaaaggaaaaagaaaaaatggCTAGTAGTCGAGCAACAACTCCACATTACCACTTAAGCCTTACATATATCTTTTGTCCATTGACGTATAATATTTTCCTGAGTGTAAGCATAATGATATGTTGACAAGGTGAAAGAAGTGTGCCTTCTCTAATCTTGGTATGTATAAAAATGCTATCGATATGAAGGCAAACCTTAGTCTTAATATCCTACATTGTATGAATTTAATAAACAGTACACCATGAACACTTGCATGAATCAATCCCTATATGATATCATACTATGAGAATTTAAGGACCACAAATATCGACTGAATATATATAAGAAACACGATCATGTCATTTccgactgatcacaagagttttatCTGTAAGCAAtggtaaaaatattaatttagcaTCTaggtttataaataattttaactccAAAGTAATTCAAATGGAGCACCTTCTCTAAAACTTGACCCATTAGATTTCTTTCCAAGTGATATCTGAGAGATGCCAAACAAATTGTATTCAACTCAAAGACAAAAAAGAATTAGCAGAAGCACAATTATCTTTTCTTACAACTAAGCAGTGCAAGAGAAGAACAAATCACAAAAAGCTTGATCAAATGGATGTGAGACAGTCGAAAGAACACAGACCTGAGCATTGTCGCGATTAACGACATTAGGATCTTGGGATGCATAACACCAATGTTGATATCGCTCCAATGTTTTGCTCATTCTATGATAGAAGCAATTCATTAGTACTTCATATCTGAGTTCTAAAGACAAGTCACAAATGAAAAGTGTCATTAGtatatgattatagtcgcatatgTGAAGTTGATTTCATGATAGCCttacaaaagaaaagatcttaGATAAATGGTATAATTACTTTGACCATGCATTCTTATCATATAACCTTACAAGTACTTTTGATTGATGCATATAAGAACCATATTTTGGACATAAAAGGGTTCCTTCAAGTGTTTCAAGTAAAAACAATTCTTAAATGTCATCTATAACTGCTTGCCAGTTAAGGATGAATTATATTTCATCTTGAGAAGTGAAATCCTAGATTATTAGTGCACATATTTCAAATAGGAGGAGATCAAGAAGCCTAGGCAACATAATATTTACCCTCCAATCGACTAGATCGGTATGTCGAGTTATGATATGCGAGTGATAGGTAGAAAACCTTGAACCCAGCTGTAGGTTTTGAGTAAACTTTGATCATAAGTATTGATTAATAATATTTGAATATAACACAACCCTAATAGAACGAGAACATGTAATTGTACCATTAGTTTTATGATCTAATGCACATGAAAGCTGTTCTCGATCCAATGCCATTTGACGTGATCAAAGTTTGCATCATTTCATCCAAACATATGCCACATCAAATTTCAAGTAATATCATCTTATTTATGGAGTAAATCTATCCAAAATGTCCAACCAAAAGAAAGTAGCATCTGTTTTATCTGTGACAAAGTATCCTACATTGGTAATCCCTAATGCTTTTTCAGTGTCAATATCTATCAGAAAGAATCGAAGAAATAATGCAAGTCAACTTTCAATTGCACTAAATAGAATACTCGATCGGAACCTTTTTTACCTTTAAATGAACGCCTAAAATAGATAAGAAGGTCCAAAATTGAGGCTACATGTGTACAGAAACATGCTTGGTTGTCTTCTTGCTCAAGTTCTGGAAAGATAATTAAGATTTTACACCTTGATGGATGATCTTTTCAGCCTTTCTTTTCACTAAATTGAACAGATTGTTTGGTTTATGCCATCTCCTATCTAGTAAAGTTTATCTATAGCAGATCGGAAGAAGTCTTTTTGCTGTTTTGTGGAGAAAGGAGATAATACATTTCATGGTATCTTAAGAAAGATGACTAAGAACAGACAAAAGAACAAGGTATCTTAAGAAAGAGAAGAGATCTGTGAGGACTAAACCCATCGCACGTCAAGTAAACGAAGATTCGACACAAGAATGTCTGCAGAAACACAGATCTATAGAGAAAAAACAGAAGCAAGCTGAAACGAGAGGAGTCAGAAGGTCTGTAGACAAAGATAGAAAGAAGGAGTTGTTTTGTCTTGTGATCTACTTAAAGCATCTTAAGATTAGGGTTTTTTTAGAGATTCGAGATCTCGGTGGGACTGTGGAAGCATAGTCGGCCAAGAAAGCAACGGTAGGTGATACTATAAACAATGGAAGTGAACGTTCAAAGGGATCAATCATTAACCCTAACAAAATGGCGAAAGACATGAAGTAGCAAGTGAGGCGCACTACTTTTTACTCTCTTCCTTAGCATATAAATGGCAAGGGATCCAAACCTCAGGTTTCAGAATCGACCTAGACAAGTACTATAAGCACGTCGTAGATCCAGCGCAGATCCATGATTTGGAGCAGATCACAAAGAAAAAGGTTGATGTATGGTGGGAGAGTGAGGGAGTTGGTGGGTTTGATTACCCAACGCTGCCGAACTCGTAGAGCTTGCCACGGCTGGAGAAGATGATGAGCGCGACCTCGGCGTCGCAGAGGACGGACAGCTCGTACGCCTTCTTGAGCAGCCCATTCCTCCTCTTGGAGAAGGTCACCTGCCGGTTGATCTTGTTCTCGATCCTCTTCAGCTCAACTCGTCCCCTCCCCATATCCTTCCCTTATACGACTACCACTCCTATCTGCTTCCCCTCTCTCCAAACCTTCCTTCTCCGGTGTGGTTTGTGTTGCTCTTGGCGAGGAGAAGGGAATATAATAATGGCGAGGGCTGCAGCCGCTGGGAGAATTTTGTAGGTGACAGCGAAAGGGCACGAGTTACTGTTGGCTATcactttctctcttcctttttctcttgTGATCTCTCATCGGGTCCAAGTGCTTAGCATCCTAAAGATCTTGTAATGAACTTACATCTGCTAATATCATTATCATGTACCACTCCCATCACATTTCTTGTCCCCTTCGCTGTCCTTTTCTCTCTGCTTCTTGGATTTGACGACGATACAGCGCGAGGGAGGGAGTGAAGTATTTTGATTCGAGCAGGTTAAGTCTGGAGGTGGAGGTGATCGCCCCCTCCGGAAGACGAGGAAATAAAGGAGCGGTAGAAACCGAGGGCGCTGCTACGTGTCGCGTGGAACAGGTTCATTATCTTGTCCAGATGAGTCATCTCGCCGTCCGTTGTGCAGCTCAAGTACTCGTAGGTTCTATCGGTTGTGGCGCCAACCTTGACTCCCGTCATTCTTGTCCTCGCTCGAGCTAACATCATCGCAACCTTAACCTCACAAAACATCATCCTTGTTTCACGCACATCGATATGC
This Musa acuminata AAA Group cultivar baxijiao chromosome BXJ1-2, Cavendish_Baxijiao_AAA, whole genome shotgun sequence DNA region includes the following protein-coding sequences:
- the LOC135603428 gene encoding MADS-box transcription factor 6-like; translation: MGRGRVELKRIENKINRQVTFSKRRNGLLKKAYELSVLCDAEVALIIFSSRGKLYEFGSVGMSKTLERYQHWCYASQDPNVVNRDNAQNWCQEMSKLKAKFESLQRSQRHLLGEDLGPLSVKELQQLERQLESALSQARQRKSQLILEQMEELRKKERHLGEINKQLRDQIEVEGATLKAFQGSWCSDAMIGSNAFAAQPSHSAGMDREPMLRIGYHQFVPADAAIPRNPIGENNFMLEWVP